Below is a genomic region from bacterium.
GCGAAATCCACGGGATCACGGGAAACCTCAAAAGTCCCCGCCAGCTCGAGTACGACAACATGTCGTTCGGGCAGGGTATCGCCGAAACCCCGGTCGAGATGATCCGCGCGCTCGGAACGCTCGCGAATCGCGGCAGCATGGTCACGCCGCATCTTGCGCGCGCGATACGCCTCGATTCGGGCATCACGAAGACGCTCGACTGGGGAGAGCCGGTTCCGGTCTTCAAGCCCGAAAGCGCGCAGGCCGTGACGCAGATGCTCACGCAGGTCGTCGACACGGCGCTCGCGCACGGGGCGAAGAAGATCCCCGAGATGTCGGTCGCCGCAAAAACGGGAACGGCGCAGATGGCCGCGCCCGGCGGGGGATACTACGCGAACGAGTATTTCCACTCCTTCTTCGGCTATTTCCCCTCGTATTCCCCGCACTTCATAATCCTCCTCTATACGGTTAAGCCCCAGGGCGTACAATATGCGTCCGAGACGCTCACGGACACCTTCGCGGACCTGGTGCATTTCCTCGTGAGTTACTACGGCGTCCCGCCCGACCGAGCCAATGAAAACAATCCTTAGATCGATAACGGCCGAATTGCTTGCGGTGCTCGCGCGCCTTATCGTGCGCAAGTACAAGCCGGCCATCGTCATGGTCACGGGATCGGTGGGGAAGACGTCGACCAAGGACGCGGTCGCCGCGACGCTCCATACGGCGCTCTTCGTCCGGGCGAGCGCTAAAAGCTATAACAGCGAGTTCGGCGTCCCGCTCACGATCCTCGGCGCGGCGAACCCGTGGTCGAATCCGCTCGGCTGGGCGCGGGTATTCAAGGAAGCACTCGCGCTCCTTATCCTTCCCAACCACTATCCGAAAGTGCTCGTACTTGAGGTTGGCGCCGACCGCCCGGGAGATTTGGCACGGATACTCCGGATCGCGACGCCGAGCCTCGTGATCGTGACAAGGCTCCCGGCCGTGCCCGTGCATGTGGAGGCCTATGCGAGCCCCGAAGCAGTGCGGGAAGAGGAGTTCGCCCCCGCCTATGCGCTCGCCCCCGGTGCCCCGCTCGTCCTTTCGGCGGACGATTCTTTCGCGCTCGCGCTCGCGAAGCGCCTCGACACCAAGACCGTTACGTACGGCATGGCACCGGATGCTGACGTGCGAGTCATAAATCCGGGGCTCCATATCGAAGCAGGAAAGCCGGTCGGCATGCAGGCCACGCTTCGCGCGGCGAAGGAAGAAGCGCGGATTATCATTCGCGGCGCGCTTGGCGAACAGCAGCTTCTTCCGGCGGCCGCTGCGATCGCCGCGGCGCTCGCGCTCGGTTTGTCGTTTGCCGATGCCCTCGAAGGTCTTGCAAGCTACGCCCCGCCTCCAGGGCGCACGCGGCTCCTTGAGGGCGCGAACGGCTCCCTCCTTATCGACGACTCATACAATTCTTCTCCGGCAGCGGTCGAGGAAGGACTCAAAGCGCTCAACCTGCTGCGGGCGAAGCGCCGCATCGCCGTTCTCGCGGATATGCTCGAGCTCGGGCGCTATTCGGTCGCCGAGCACGAGCGCATCGGAGCGCTTGCCGCCGAAAGCGCCGATATCGTCGTCGCGGTCGGTATTCGCGCCCGAGCGCTCGCCGAAAAGGCGCGGGAAGGGAACGAAGAGAACGTGCTTGCCTTCGACAGCGCGCGGGAAGCGGCGGGCACGCTTCGCGGCCTTATACAAGAAGGCGATGTCCTGCTTATCAAAGGCTCCCAATCGATGCGCATGGAGCGCGTAACGGAAGCGCTCCTTGCCGATCCGCTCGATGCCGCGAAGCTGGTGCGCCAGGATCGGGAGTGGAAGCGGAAGCTTTGATTGGGTTCCGTTTTATATAGTAACCAACCGCCGGACTAAGGTCCGGCGGCTTTGCGTCTGCCTGCTTGACGCAGGCTAGGCGATCAGTTTCGCGAAGAGCGAAGGCTGGTCGATCTCCTCGTGATGATGCTGGTGGCGTACGTAGCGGCGGATGATGTACTCGTCGAGTCCGATGGTGGAGACGAAGTACCCGCGCGCGCCCAGAGAGACTGGCGCTCGTAGAGGTCGTGGGTGCGCTTGATCTTCTTCTTGAGCCAGGCAGAGCTCTTGCCCTTGAGGATTTGCATGACATAGGAGACGGAGTCCCGAGGCGTCGCAAGGAGGACGAGGTGGATATGGTCGTCCTGGATGCTGAGCTCGACGATCTCCCAGTGCTTCCAACGGCAGATCGATTCGAATATCCTGCGCACCTCGTGCTTGACCTTGTCGGAAGCGAGCACCTTGCCACGGTACTTGGGCGTCCAGACGAAGTGGTATTTGAGGTCATAGAAACAGTGAGATACTGTGCGTATCGTACGTTTGTTTCGCGAAATACGTATGAGGGTTAGCCGCTAAAGCAGGGGCTGCCGCCCCTGCTTTAGTATGGCGTCGCCTTCAAACGTACTCCCCGGCTTCGCCGGGGGTTTTTGGTGATAAGAAATGGCCGCTCCCGAAGGAGCGGCCGAATTCAGTTCTCTGCTACAAGCTACTCTTGAGAGGGCGGCGTTCAATTTTCTCGACCGTGAAAAAGCAGGTGGTCTCGGGGTCTGGCAGCACGCCTTGTTCGTACTCCTGCGCGATAACGATGGCCAACTTTTTCCGGGCGAACGCTTCCAGGAACTTCTTCGCGCCCCAGCCGGGAATATCGGCGGAACCGTCAGTAATTACTTCGGAGCATTTGATTTGGAGGACAGCGCGCGGTGGCCACCTCATTCCCTTGCAAGAGCGTCTTGATCAGTTCTGGGCTTGGCGCATCCAAAGAGAACAAGACGATACTTGGGCTACTTCACGTTCTTCATCCCAGACGAACACAGTCGGGCTGATCCCGCGCTTCTTCATTTCAAGCAGGACCGGCGAGATACAAATCAGCTCGTCCAGCTTGTATTGGAGCTTGATCGCCGCGACGTGGTGATCCGTTTCCGTTTCAACGCCTACCGTCACGTAGACGGGCACCGCGTGCACGAACAGGCGCGGGTCTGGTCCGTTTAGCATCAGGACTTCCATGGGAAGCCTCCTTCTGGTTCCTTCTCAAGGGACTATAAGTATATATCTATGTGCAGTCAGCGGTTGATGCTCGGCAGCAGAGCGCATAAGCTCCGGGTCGGGCGTTTCGCTTTATATTCGCGGATGTTTCTGGTATAAAAACAACAAGGCCCTATCGTCTATCGGTTAGGACGGAAGCTTCTCAAGCTTCAAAGCCGGGTTCGACTCCCGGTAGGGTCATGCATCAGGACAAAGTCCCTAACGTCCCCTGTATTGAGAATTGCCGTTTCTAATTTCCGTGATATTGTCTTTTCAGGAATGAACACTCACACATGGGAGGCGATCAATGCCATGTCCACACGCAAGCCGTCTCGGACGACTGCCTGGCAGGCAGTACGCGACGATCGCGCGGCAACTTAGCGACGATTTTCTCTCGGGCCGGATAAGTCCGGAGGAGTTTCTAAAGCAAAACTCTCTGGCCGTTCCGAAAAGCGCGGAAGCGCGCTTCAGGATCCGTACGCAAGGTTACGCGCTGGCCAGTTTGGTTATCGAACACTTCTGGATGTATCTGCAAACCCAAGCGAAGCCGATCGAGCAGGTACTTCGGCAATTCGCGGAACTTCATCGGGGACAGTCCCATACCGAACGGGCACAGGGATTCGCCCAGTACTTCAACGTCCTGCTCCAGTTGCTCCACAACCAGTATGTTGAAGAACACCGCGCGAACAGGAGCAGAGGAGGAGCACGTTCGCTCGAGCACGATTGGCTGGTCGTGTATATGACCGTGGGGCGCGTCCAGCACCGGAAGTTCAAAAGACTCCCGATGCCATCCATGGCCGACTTGGTTATGATGCTGGCGCGGATCGCGGAAGTCGCTCCTGTAGTCTTCCTCCGTGATACGGGACGGCCCTTGTTGCAGCAAGAGTTATTCGAGCTGCTCGAGCACCCGTCTCTGCTGCAACTGTTCGTCGACATTATGATGAATGACCGTTCATCTACCCATCCGCTGATCACAAGACTCGAGGGCACCAAAAAGCTCGATCTCAACAATCCGCATCAGTCGTTCTCGCGGGACTGCTTCGAGATCTGTTCCTGTAACGACGCGTTCACTCTCCGGATCAAACCGGAAATCATCGAGCGACACCGTTTGCACTATCTCAAGGCTGCAAAAAAGCGTGACAAACGCCAGAAGCTGCACCCCCAGGTGCTCGGGTGCCCAGTGCTCTATACGGGGAAATTTGCCGATATGCACTACTGGGTAATCGAACGCTTCAGGCAGTGGTATATCGACAGTGCCTAACTAGCACAATACGCGCTCACGGCCACAAGGCTGGGGGCGCGGCCTTTTTAGTTCATGCCGTACAAAAATACATTCGCAGCAAAAGCAAAAGACCCGTATACACGTACGTCATTTGGAATGCGTACCCGAGTACGCGAGGCACCGATGTGCCGAGCGCTTTCAAGATACAGAAACGAATAAAGTAGTAATACGGGTCTTCGCCCGCAATCACGATGTGGCGTGGCGTGGCCAGCGGCCCTGCGCGAACCGATACACGGCCCGTACAGATAACGCGAGCGCGAGAGCCGCGAGAACGAGAGCCGCGTAAGCGATTCCCTTCCAGAGCAGCCGTTCGCCCATAAGCTCGAACAGATCGAGCTTTACGCGGCAGAGGTTCTGAGACTGTAGCCGGAGCAGATCTTGTCCGCCTTCTTCGAGCGTGCGCTCGACGAACGCGGCATAGAAGCTCGTAGCCAAGAGAACCACAAACGTCCAGAACCAGACCCTGCACATTATGATTGAAGGTTGCCGGCGGGAATCCGCCGGAGTTTCAGAACGTTTCAAGATACATCTCCCCTCGTTGAAACCGAGTATGAAGATACCACAGGTGTCTTAAAAAAGCAAGTCTTTTCCTGATAAAGCAAAAGGGCGGCCCGAAGACCGCCCTTTTCCATTAAAGTGTTATCCCTCGGGACGTTCCTCGTTTGAGGAGGAGGTTCTTTCCCAGGGACGGCCAGCGGTGAAAAACGTGTCGTTCTCTACGCCGTCCCTTATGCGCGCCCATTCTCGCTCCGTAAAGACGGCGTTCGCCGGAGGATTCTCTGTCCTCTGCTGCGACCGTGGTCTAGGAGCCAAAGGCATGTCTTCGACCCTGCTCTCCGCTTCTTTTTGACGAAGTCTTTTAGCGAGAGAAAACAGCGCCAGGGTCTGCGGCTCGGCCGAGAGCTTCACGCCCGCCGCCTCAAGCGCCCTGCTCGCGGCGGTACGGGGAATAAGGGCGGTACGCATTAGCGCGAGCTTCTCGACCACTTTCGCGGCCAGTTCGCGATCGACCGTCACGCCTTTTTTTTGTTCCATTACCACCAGTTCCGCTTCCCAGCCCTCGTACTTCGGGGCCGGCGCTCCTTCAGATGTGCGATTTGCACGCATCGGAGACTCCATAGGGTTACGCATTACGCTTATTGTACTACACCCACCACACCCAATGTTACGCTGACTCCGCGACGGGGTCAAAGTCTTTTGGCCAGGAACGCAAGATCCCATCGAGTTCGAGATAGCTCCGAAGTGCCCGCCCGAGGCGCTGCTGCTCGAGAAGCAGCTGCCCGGGCGTGAAAATCGTCACGGTCTGACCGATGAATATCCGTTGCTCCGGACGGCAGAAGATGAAGCGGGCCGAGGTTCCGTAGCTCCGCCAGAACGCCTGGGCATCGCTGATAGCAATGTCTCCCAGGCCTTCGATGACCACCAGAAACACGACCAGCCGACTGGTTCCGCGAGGCTTGAAGTCGCCTGGCGTTTGATCGCAGTAGATTGTACAGGTACGCATTAGGGATCCTCCAACTTTTTACTCGTTGTAAGGCCCCACAAACCCAACCCACAAATACTATAACACCCTGATTATGTATTGTCTATGAATTTAAACCAGAAGCGCATCCACGACCGCCTTTACGTCAGCCCCGTCGGCCTTACCCTTGAGCTCCTTCATGAGCATGCCGGTAAAACGGCCGGCCTCGGCCTTACCAGAAATGCCAAGCTCCGCCATCTTGGCCCTGGCTATCGTTTCGATCTCCTCGCGGCCCATCATGGAAGGCAGGAGCGTCTCGATGATGGCGAGCTCGGCTTTCTCCTTCCCGGCGAGTTCCGCCCGGCCCGCGTTCGTGAACTGCTCGATGGAATCCTTGCGCTGGTTCGCCGAACGCTTAAGGACTGCGAGGGCTTCCTCGTCGGTGAGGAATTCGTCCGGCTTCCGTTTCTTCGCGACGACTTCGTTCGTCATGGCCGTTACGAGAGACCGGAGGGTCTCAAGCCGCACGGCGTCCCGGGCCTTCATGGCTTCCGGAATGCCTGCTTTGATCGTTTCGTGAATGGTCATGGAGGCATAGTATCACGCCGCGGTATACTGGAGCCATGAATGTCCTTGCCATCGGCATCGCGGTCATCGTACTCCTCATACTCCAAGGAATCGGTTTCTGGTTCATCTTCGGGCGGGGGAAGCGGGGGAGCGTTCTCCCCGAAGATACTTCGGCCATGATGCTTCTCCAGAAGCAGGTACAGGAGATGGCGCGCGTGCTCGACACCCGCGTGTCGGAATCCTCCCGCGCCATGCAGGAAAGCGTCGACCGGCAGCATTCGGAATCGACGAGGCTCATCAAGGAAATCACGCAGGAGATCACCTCGGTCAAGGAGATCGGGCGGCAGACCGGGAAATTCGCCGAGCAGCTCCAGAACCTTCAGGATGTGCTCAGCAATCCGAAACAACGGGGAATTCTCGGCGAGTATTATCTCGAGACCGTGCTTAAGAACGTGCTTCCGCCCGGGATGTATACGATGCAGCACCCGTTTTCTAACGGCGAGATAGTGGATGCGGCCGTTTTCATAAGCGACAAGATCGTGCCGATCGATTCCAAGTTCTCGCTCGATAACTACAACCGCTTTATCGGATCACCCCTCAATACCCCCGAGCGCGCAAGCGCGGAGAAAGCATTCGTGAACGATTTGAAGCTTCGGATAAGCGAAACCGCCAAGTATATCCGCCCCGAGGAAGGAACGATGGATTTCGCCTTCATGTTCATCCCCTCCGAGGGCATCTATTACGACCTTCTCGTAAACACGATCGGAAGCGGGGAAGAGGAGAACCTCATCCAGCGCGCCGCCGCCAAATACAAAGTGATCATCGTCTCGCCCACCTCGTTCCTCGCGTACCTCCAGACCGTGATGCAGGGCCTCAAGGCGCTCCAGATCGAGCAGAAGGCGGTCGAAATCCAGAAACGGGTAGGGGAACTCGGAAAGCACATCGGCAGCTACGAGGAATTTTATAAGAAGCTCGGGAACTCCCTCGGGACGGCCGTCTCCCACTACAACAGCGGGTATAAGGAGCTCGGGAAGATAGACAAGGACGTATACCGCATCGCGGAGTCCAGGGCGGGGGTTGAGCCTACGCTCCTTGAGAAACCCTTCTTGAATTCAAACTCTAAATGCCCGCTTCTTTAATAATAGCGCAAATGCTTCTTCAGGTGTTTTGAAGCCGATAGCTTTTCTGGGCCGAGTATTGAGCTGCTTCTGCGCTTGCTTCAAATACTTAGTTGGCACCCGCCGGAAGTCCGTTCCCTTGGGGAAATACTGACGAATAAGGCCATTGGTATTTTCGTTTGTACCACGCTGCCACGGGCTTTGTGGATCAGCGAAATACACCTGCACCCTGGTCTCTTTGGTGAAGAGTTCGTGCTCAGCCATCTCGCTGCCGCGATCATGGGTGATTGATCGGAAGGCTTCGCGGGGCAAGCTCTTCACGGTTTTCGTAAGTGCCATGCGCACCGCAGGAGCGGTCTTTTCTCTGAGCGGCACCAGAATGGTCATGCGCGTGGTGCGTTCCACCAAGGTCGCAATGGCTGATTGATGTCCTTTGCCGATAATGAGGTCGCTCTCCCAGTGTCCAGGTACTGAGCGGTCTTCCGTTTCTTTGGGGCGCTCGTGAATACTCACCATATTGGGTATCTTTCCTCGCCTGTCGTGCACCCGATACCTGCGCCTGCGCCCTTCGGCGCCCTGGCGCAGGTACGACGTAAGCTCCTTGCGGAGGCTCCCGCGCGGGAGCACATAGATATAGGTGTAGATGGATTCGTGGGAGACTTGCATACGAGTATCTGTAGCGTAGTGCTGTTTCAAGTACTGCGCAATCTGCTCCGGGCTCCAGCGAAGCCGGAGCTTTGCATACACGACACGCTGAAGAGGCGCGTAGTTGAGCTTCTTCCCGCGTCTCGGGATTTTCTTTTTCTTTCGTGCATCTTTGTGTGCCCGGCTTGGTCGGTATCCTTCAAACAACGGTTTCGAGCGTCTGAGCTCTCGTCTGATGGTTTTAGGATCGCGATTGAGCTCGCGTGCGATTTCGACTGGCCAGAAGTAGGCTGCACGCATAAGACCAATGCATTCTCGTTCCTCGAACGTTAGGTGGGTATACATACGTGGTATCATATGCGGGCAGTTAGAGGTTGAGAGTAGCCTTCGCAAATATTGACTAAACCAATAACATACCGTATTCTCCCGTCGGAACCGAAGCTTTGAAAAGGAGAATTAGATGCTCGGCGACAAAAACCCGAACGTCCTCGTGCGTGCGATCGCGTTTGACATACGACCGACGCCCGATGACATCGGAACGTTCATGCGCGCCAGCGGCGTCCTTCGGGAGCTTTGGAACGAGATCCACACAAAGCGCGCCGCTATCGACGCGCTGTGGGCGATCCCGAAACAAGAGCTCAAGGAAGCGCACGAGGCGGAAAATGAAGAGCTTGCTGCGGAACTTGAAGCGCATATCGAACGGCTCAACTCCGAGCGCAAGCGCGCCGTCGACGCCCGGAAGGAACTCGATGAACGCATCGAAGCAGTCAAGAAGCGGATCTCGGAGTGCCGTACGGCAGAAGAGAAACAAACGCTCGATAAGGAACTTGAGACGCTCTATGCCGAACGACGGACCTTCTTGCACCTCGAAGGTCCGCGGCCCAGGCCGACGAAGTTCGACTGGATCAATTCCCTGACCGAACGCGACACGCAAGGGCTGAATCGCCAACTCCTCGAGGAAACGATCAAACGCTACTACGGAGCCGCCCAGAGCAAGAAAGGGAACGAGATGGGCGGGCGCAGGGCGCGGTTCGCGCAAAAACTCGCCGAACACGAGTTCTGCGAGATACGCGGGCGGACCGTGCGGATAGGCAAGGAGGGCGATCAAAGCGTGTACCTGCGGCTCGGGGAAGTGAACGGGAAGAAGGTCATGCGATACCCGATCCCCGACTACCAGTGGCGCGAGATCACGGTGGCGGGCGCTGAAGTGAAGTCGTTCACGCTGTTTCGCGCGAACTCCGACCTCAGGGAACAAAGCGGCTTCAGGATCGCCTTATCGTTTGAGATCCCGAAGCCGCCGGAAACGCGGTTCGTTCCGGAAGAAGCTGCCTTTCTCGTCACCGGGTCGGACATCATGGCCGTCGCGCGCAGATGCTGCGTTCCGGCCTTCGACCCGCAGTCATTCTGGGGGCCGAGAATCGAAACGATCGAAGCGGCGAGGGCGAAAGAAAAAGCTCGCGGCGGAAACCTGAAGAAACAGGGCAAGAAAGGCCCGAACGGAAAGGAGTATCCGAAGAAGAACTGGAGGCTCGCCCAGCTTAAGGCGGCCTCTTATCGAATGCGCCGCGAGCTCGCCGAAGATCTGGGCATTGACTGGAGGAACGTCGAACTTGTCCTCCCACTTCCTCGTCCCG
It encodes:
- the murF gene encoding UDP-N-acetylmuramoyl-tripeptide--D-alanyl-D-alanine ligase — its product is MKTILRSITAELLAVLARLIVRKYKPAIVMVTGSVGKTSTKDAVAATLHTALFVRASAKSYNSEFGVPLTILGAANPWSNPLGWARVFKEALALLILPNHYPKVLVLEVGADRPGDLARILRIATPSLVIVTRLPAVPVHVEAYASPEAVREEEFAPAYALAPGAPLVLSADDSFALALAKRLDTKTVTYGMAPDADVRVINPGLHIEAGKPVGMQATLRAAKEEARIIIRGALGEQQLLPAAAAIAAALALGLSFADALEGLASYAPPPGRTRLLEGANGSLLIDDSYNSSPAAVEEGLKALNLLRAKRRIAVLADMLELGRYSVAEHERIGALAAESADIVVAVGIRARALAEKAREGNEENVLAFDSAREAAGTLRGLIQEGDVLLIKGSQSMRMERVTEALLADPLDAAKLVRQDREWKRKL
- the tnpA gene encoding IS200/IS605 family transposase is translated as MRISRNKRTIRTVSHCFYDLKYHFVWTPKYRGKVLASDKVKHEVRRIFESICRWKHWEIVELSIQDDHIHLVLLATPRDSVSYVMQILKGKSSAWLKKKIKRTHDLYERQSLWARAGTSSPPSDSTSTSSAATYATSIITRRSTSLRSSRN
- a CDS encoding GatB/YqeY domain-containing protein, translated to MTIHETIKAGIPEAMKARDAVRLETLRSLVTAMTNEVVAKKRKPDEFLTDEEALAVLKRSANQRKDSIEQFTNAGRAELAGKEKAELAIIETLLPSMMGREEIETIARAKMAELGISGKAEAGRFTGMLMKELKGKADGADVKAVVDALLV
- a CDS encoding DNA recombination protein RmuC; its protein translation is MNVLAIGIAVIVLLILQGIGFWFIFGRGKRGSVLPEDTSAMMLLQKQVQEMARVLDTRVSESSRAMQESVDRQHSESTRLIKEITQEITSVKEIGRQTGKFAEQLQNLQDVLSNPKQRGILGEYYLETVLKNVLPPGMYTMQHPFSNGEIVDAAVFISDKIVPIDSKFSLDNYNRFIGSPLNTPERASAEKAFVNDLKLRISETAKYIRPEEGTMDFAFMFIPSEGIYYDLLVNTIGSGEEENLIQRAAAKYKVIIVSPTSFLAYLQTVMQGLKALQIEQKAVEIQKRVGELGKHIGSYEEFYKKLGNSLGTAVSHYNSGYKELGKIDKDVYRIAESRAGVEPTLLEKPFLNSNSKCPLL
- a CDS encoding IS30 family transposase; the encoded protein is MYTHLTFEERECIGLMRAAYFWPVEIARELNRDPKTIRRELRRSKPLFEGYRPSRAHKDARKKKKIPRRGKKLNYAPLQRVVYAKLRLRWSPEQIAQYLKQHYATDTRMQVSHESIYTYIYVLPRGSLRKELTSYLRQGAEGRRRRYRVHDRRGKIPNMVSIHERPKETEDRSVPGHWESDLIIGKGHQSAIATLVERTTRMTILVPLREKTAPAVRMALTKTVKSLPREAFRSITHDRGSEMAEHELFTKETRVQVYFADPQSPWQRGTNENTNGLIRQYFPKGTDFRRVPTKYLKQAQKQLNTRPRKAIGFKTPEEAFALLLKKRAFRV